The following are from one region of the Chanos chanos chromosome 10, fChaCha1.1, whole genome shotgun sequence genome:
- the kctd4 gene encoding BTB/POZ domain-containing protein KCTD4, protein MEWELRRMESELRQINPDLLQPSKSFKKPSSGTITINVGGYLYAAQRQTLIRHSGSLLEEIVSGKRPVQHIDSMGNTFIDRDGPIFRHVLNFLRLGELLLPEDFKESALLRREAEFYRLGDLAEAVQEWEQQRAAQREPAFLEVTDSNERSHGLKVYCSDTSFIEKVKSRLVQISKSRLDGFPEEFEVSSNIIQFRHFIKSEQGSRLVLKEDSTFLCTLECLKLETVMLALKGGYRLLTCLDSSRGSVVHCEALHFVKN, encoded by the coding sequence ATGGAATGGGAGCTCAGAAGGATGGAGAGCGAACTGAGACAGATCAACCCAGACCTGCTGCAGCCCAGCAAGAGCTTCAAAAAGCCCTCCTCCggcaccatcaccatcaacgtGGGGGGCTACCTGTACGCTGCGCAGAGGCAAACCCTGATCAGACACTCCGGGTCTCTGCTGGAGGAGATAGTGAGCGGCAAACGACCCGTGCAGCACATTGACAGCATGGGAAACACCTTTATCGACCGTGATGGTCCCATCTTCCGTCACGTGCTGAATTTCCTGCGGCTTGGTGAGCTGCTGCTTCCAGAAGACTTTAAAGAATCGGCTTTGCTGCGCCGCGAAGCTGAATTCTACCGACTCGGCGACCTGGCCGAAGCCGTGCAAGAGTGGGAGCAGCAGAGGGCGGCCCAGAGAGAGCCTGCCTTCCTGGAGGTGACGGACAGCAACGAACGCTCCCATGGCCTGAAGGTCTACTGCAGCGACACGAGCTTCATCGAAAAGGTAAAGAGCAGGCTGGTTCAGATCTCCAAGAGCCGCCTCGATGGTTTCCCGGAGGAGTTTGAGGTATCGTCTAACATCATCCAGTTCCGCCACTTCATCAAATCGGAGCAGGGCTCTCGGCTGGTTCTGAAGGAGGACAGCACATTCTTGTGCACGCTGGAGTGCCTGAAGCTGGAGACGGTAATGCTGGCTCTGAAAGGGGGCTACCGTCTACTCACCTGCCTGGACAGCAGCCGCGGCTCCGTGGTTCACTGCGAGGCTCTGCACTTTGTCAAGAACTGA
- the tpt1 gene encoding translationally-controlled tumor protein homolog, with the protein MIIYKDVITGDEMFSDIYKIKESPNGILIEVEGKTVSRTENFDDSLFGGNASAEGGDEGVESSTESGVDIILNHKLKETPFTKETYKAYIKDYMKAIKAKLEENNPERVKPFMSGAQEEIKKIMGNLKNYQFFTGESMNPEGMVGLLDYREDGITPFMVFFKDGLEIEKC; encoded by the exons ATGATCATCTACAAAGACGTAATCACAG GAGACGAAATGTTCTCTGACATCTACAAGATAAAAGAATCTCCCAATGGAATTTTAATCGAAGTCGAAGGAAAG ACGGTCAGTCGGACAGAGAACTTTGATGATTCTCTCTTTGGGGGTAACGCCTCAGCAGAAGGTGGAGATGAGGGTGTTGAATCCAGCACAGAGAGCGGTGTGGACATTATCCTGAACCATAAACTCAAAGAGACACCTTTCACCAAGGAGACATACAAAGCATACATCAAGGATTACATGAAGGC AATCAAGGCCAAGCTGGAGGAGAACAACCCAGAGAGAGTAAAACCATTCATGAGTGGTGCACAAGAGGAAATTAAGAAGATTATGGGCAACCTAAAGAACTACCAG tttttCACAGGCGAGTCGATGAACCCTGAGGGCATGGTGGGACTGCTGGACTACCGTGAAGATGGAATCACCCCCTTCATGGTCTTCTTCAAGGATGGCCTGGAGATAGAGAAATGT TAA
- the gtf2f2b gene encoding general transcription factor IIF subunit 2b yields the protein MSEKAEVDLTMAKQNTGVWLVKIPKYLSQQWAKATGRGEVGKLKIEKNQGKTMVSFTLNEELTTVDSIGEKASLVRVPQEHPLTVQNVGGHTLAVFTEGSDKIALEGMVVQRAECRPAVNENYMKLKKLQIEDLTKPVRLSQQLEKAVTTNYKPVSNHTYNMEYEKKKKEEGKRTRADKQKVLEMLFCAFEKHQFYNIKDLVDITKQPVIYLKEILREIGVYNARGPNKSTWELKPEYRHYQEAEEKGEGEHKTDRQD from the exons ATGTCAGAAAAAGCAGAAGTTGATTTGACGATGGCTAAGCAAAATACTGGTGTGTGGCTGGTGAAG ATCCCCAAATATCTTTCTCAGCAGTGGGCCAAAGCAACTGGACGAGGAGAAGTAGGCAAACTGAAAATCGAAAA GAATCAAGGTAAAACAATG GTGTCCTTCACGCTGAATGAGGAGTTAACGACGGTTGACAGCATTGGGGAGAAGGCATCATTAGTGCGAGTGCCTCAAGAGCACCCACTGACAGTGCAGAATGTTGGAGGACACACTCTGGCTGTATTTACTGAGGGATCAG ACAAGATCGCTCTAGAAGGCATGGTGGTACAGCGTGCTGAATGCAGACCGGCTGTCAACGAGAACtacatgaaactgaaaaa acttCAGATTGAAGACTTAACCAAACCAGTGCGTCTCTCACAGCAGCTAGAGAAAGCAGTCACTACTAACTACAAACCTGTATCCAATCACACCTACAAT ATGGAgtatgagaagaaaaagaaagaggagggaaagcGAACGAGGGCAGATAaacagaaggttctggaaatgCTCTTCTGTGCCTTTGAGAAACACCAGTTCTACAACATTAAAGACCTGGTAGACATCACAAAGCAACCTGTG ATTTACCTGAAGGAGATCCTGCGGGAGATTGGGGTATATAATGCACGGGGGCCAAACAAGAGTACCTGGGAACTCAAGCCAGAGTACCGTCATTACCAGGAGGCTGAAGAAAAGGGAGAAGGGGAACACAAGACCGATCGACAGGACTAG